One Aphidius gifuensis isolate YNYX2018 linkage group LG3, ASM1490517v1, whole genome shotgun sequence DNA window includes the following coding sequences:
- the LOC122852212 gene encoding uncharacterized protein LOC122852212, which yields MPHPCVVCGRSRMNPNNRKEDYMFFGFPVNNDDRCKKWLEFCSRDDLYKLNKKQLSQRMICSKHFIKNDFVNEFRDRLTCTAVPTIYDPKQSLYNITCLICGKTRNDPPLNDDDVPSFHHFPGEEFRCLKWLDFVGVDSYYRLTRKEILYCYICSRHFAKSQFKNGYKNRLINNAIPSIKNPDIDINNDEYINNILINNDDDNDDNDDDDDNKTIIYEPLSKDILESKACASCGRLRIDPLGKSHNYKFHPFPAYEIGRCLKWCQFLGREDLLKMSPNQIRKLVLCSRHFMHDQTFKKFGPCDAVPTIKYNTTTTLTTKTNDKKYIHDNIDDIEEFLKSDNFNILNQPIISSKKPHIDDKPAPLAKKRGKQKRSTFINIPKPKQNDNKIFAKLPLPPTTCNNWRFQIPNQYHPITISNNITTTSLINDNNKKIILPFTGNISNFGTPIPVSSLSCIPPGLLFKIDLPQKEKIGRGRPSKKKQQLDYKIITNIDNKNYEKQFLIDDNVTENLETDALTECMEEDNQIIEQLEEETEYYDEQLHDYDNTDIENFIYTEERLDSEPEYIQEEILDVKMQDNNEQLIEESNQDYKIEYIDDDNIINNDDNMPTSTDIMEMNRKECRKKRKNKSTPTCRRTILPIKQEVNYFFKKLKPLFKKLPRKSKAHIKLAIVNMVDQL from the coding sequence ATGCCACATCCTTGTGTTGTTTGTGGTCGTTCACGTATGAATCCAAATAATCGTAAAGAAGATTATATGTTTTTTGGTTTTCCAGTAAATAATGACGATAGATGTAAAAAATGGCTTGAATTTTGTTCTCGTgatgatttatataaattaaataaaaaacaattatcacaAAGAATGATATGttcaaaacattttattaaaaatgattttgtcaATGAATTTCGTGATAGATTAACATGTACAGCTGTACCAACAATATATGATCCAAAACAAAGTTTATACAATATAACATGTCTTATTTGTGGTAAAACAAGAAATGATCCACcattaaatgatgatgatgttccATCATTTCATCATTTTCCAGGTGAAGAATTTCGTTGTTTAAAATGGCTTGATTTTGTTGGTGTTGATTCATATTACAGATTAAcaagaaaagaaatattatactGTTATATTTGTTCACGTCATTTTGCTAaatcacaatttaaaaatggctataaaaatcgtttaattaataatgcaattccaagtattaaaaatccagatattgatattaataatgatgaatatataaataatatattaattaataatgatgatgataatgatgataatgatgatgatgatgataataagacaattatttatgagccattatcaaaagatatattaGAAAGTAAAGCATGTGCATCATGTGGTAGATTACGCATTGATCCACTTGGTAAAAgtcataattataaatttcatccaTTTCCAGCTTATGAAATTGGTAGATGTTTAAAATGGTGTCAATTTTTAGGACGTgaagatttattaaaaatgtcacCAAATCAAATAAGAAAACTTGTATTATGTTCACGTCATTTTATGCATGatcaaacatttaaaaaatttggtcCATGTGATGCTGtaccaacaattaaatataatacaacaacaacattaacaacaaaaacaaatgataaaaaatatattcatgataatattgatgatattgaagaatttttaaaatctgataattttaatatattaaatcaacCAATTATATCAAGTAAAAAACCacatattgatgataaaccaGCACCATTAGCAAAAAAACGTGGTAAACAAAAACGTTCAACATTCATTAATATTCCAAAAccaaaacaaaatgataataaaatatttgcaaaattACCATTACCTCCAACAACTTGTAATAATTGGAGATTTCAAATTCCAAATCAATATCATCCAATAACAATTTCTAATAACATAACAACAACAAgcttaattaatgataataataaaaaaattattttaccatttactggaaatatatcaaattttggTACACCAATACCAGTATCAAGTCTTTCTTGTATACCACcaggattattatttaaaattgatttaccacaaaaagaaaaaattggtaGAGGAAgaccatcaaaaaaaaaacaacagttagattataaaataataacaaatattgataataaaaattatgaaaaacaatttttaattgatgataatgttaCTGAAAATTTAGAAACAGATGCTCTTACTGAATGTATGGAAGAagataatcaaataattgaaCAACTTGAAGAAGAAACTGAATATTATGATGAACAATTGCATGATTATGATAATActgatattgaaaattttatttatactgaaGAACGTTTAGATTCAGAGCCAGAATATATTCAAGAAGAAATATTAGATGTTAAAATGCAAGATAATAATGAACAGTTAATTGAAGAATCAAATCAAgactataaaattgaatatattgatgatgataatattattaataatgatgataatatgcCAACATCAACTGACATTATGGAAATGAATAGAAAAgagtgtagaaaaaaaaggaaaaataaatcaacaccaACATGTCGACGAACAATATTACCAATAAAACaagaagtaaattatttttttaaaaaattaaaaccattatttaaaaaattaccacgAAAATCTAAAGCACATATTAAATTGGCAATTGTTAATATGGTtgatcaattataa
- the LOC122852211 gene encoding uncharacterized protein PFB0145c-like, with protein MKIGKIPRWYQDLSIHQMELITSLKNVIKADYEENVTGKSKRLLMDIGITSTFVKISSKEIRKLQIKSSLDPVKYLCEIYKFITGSYFQDEPYRKNYSCNERIILTSIAFLKLPEILLELHRRLPMGKIQEYPKKPLPPKFITRVKKTGSPYLDSTFSEPPDWGLYKSNLRKWYELRKSQIQPQIILPQCLKIENDYSIIEENHSTPTSSSFVTETTKQSQQEITKTDDYTLDEIKSKSITNTDDYIYDEIKSQSITNTDDYIYDEIKEKSIGEISKTTGAPSSLTTLVSKIDEENLIDNKINEEKNDKIVLKKLKKQKVIKNNNDNYINEKSIDKIYKKKKKDQQNNNENINGNLKKKKQQNKKIIKENLKNEIPVKNSLEKYDYLYNRLSRLDNYEKKIFPPGKENLSLKWQEWFVNVETEFYYLEKVANKMIDNVREITQKIFPVDVCDGCCACRQQIKYKKSYRESKIPNIVIDNITTGETGKRYIVSSLVLNSPPESLSGSSLNEPFVVPSEDKLVNKSIINSVIMQNDKIKYQMSGITKQMQHIPRRLIPKVPIVKNIPPCECRNEDRSLEFYENQKLTCVDEDDGVCIGKNSTKTTTTCRECTDKFKNNEIFIKFEKICRQNDKKYEEEMERIKLARQPKLPPEEISIVNKLDEEIVKCKKCIGCDEDKCKPNPFDNLLNQKKLENQVTLINGKKYRDNIKISVGGSLRNDDDKMNCFILSGISLQTPTEVTPEPSEPDVESIKSMSKHHHWSVTEFIPKYQKEFEDDYVPDEIINDDTIKTINNEKSKSDIASLNNKEIHEYSKKIKIKKKHETKKHDDIIHNKEKKKNNHKHKKKIDKDLKKMSINKEEKKSSLNSLINDEIIIKKNDFKEKENVLNENINEEIKKNEVKEKVNFLDNDNNEEITKNEFSENEIFLNDNINKKIKEKVNFLDDNINEEIKKNKFSEKEIILNDNMNEEIKKNSTMESLKINSINKIDGSNLFKENNNDDVGDGNLSTMMKIALDEMAEEGCLFAKLPACHEIPPLKIWIMYRKGFKTSDKKNNEYLENMEKLFDSSDKDSSNKLEAPQLHLSDDKKKQLNHKTLSKLTKKIEMQKIKFFSDTRKHRVDESRKMWNLLEQGQVPCATDKFKKIFFTYQPSKESEGFILKPYGLESE; from the exons atgaaaattggaaaaataccAAGATGGTACCAGGATTTGTCGATTCATCAG ATGGAATTAATAACTTCATTGAAAAATGTCATAAAAGCTGACTATGAAGAAAATGTTACTGGAAAAAGTAAAAGATTATTAATGGATATTGGAATAACATCaacatttgttaaaatatcatcaaaagaaattagaaaattacaaattaaaagtaGTCTTGATCCAGTTAAATATCTttgtgaaatttataaatttataacaggATCATATTTTCAAGATGAACCATATA gGAAAAATTATAGCTGTAATGAGAGAATTATTTTGACAAGTATAGCATTTTTAAAGCTACCAGAAATACTTTTAGAACTTCATCGAAGATTGCCAATGGGAAAAATCCAAGAATATCCAAAAAAAc cATTACCTCCAAAATTTATAACacgagtaaaaaaaactgGATCACCATATTTAGATTCAACTTTTAGTGAGCCACCTGATTGGGGattatataaaagtaatttacGAAAATGGTATGAATTAAGAAAATCACAAATTCAACCACAAATTATATTACctcaatgtttaaaaattgaaaatgattattcaataattgaagaaaatcattcaacaccaacatcatcatcatttgtcACAGAAACAACTAAGCAGAGTCAGCAAGAAATTACAAAGACTGATGATTATACTTTGGatgaaattaaatcaaaaagtaTTACAAATActgatgattatatttatgatgaaataaaatcacaaaGTATTACAAACActgatgattatatttatgatgaaataaaagaaaaaagtattggAGAAATAAGCAAGACAACTGGTGcaccatcatcattaacaacattagtatcaaaaattgatgaagaaaatttaatagataataaaattaatgaagaaaaaaatgataaaattgttttaaaaaaattaaaaaaacaaaaagttattaaaaataataatgataattacatAAACGAAaagtcaattgataaaatttataaaaaaaagaaaaaagatcaacaaaataacaatgaaaatatcaatggaaatttaaagaaaaaaaaacaacaaaataaaaaaattattaaagaaaatttaaaaaatgaaataccagttaaaaattcattagaaaaatatgattatttgtACAATAGATTATCACGATtagataattatgaaaaaaaaatatttccacctGGAAAAGAAAATCTTTCCCTAAAATGGCAAGAATGGTTTGTCAATGTCGAAACAGAATTTTACTATCTCGAGAAAGTAGCTAATAAAATGATAGATAACGTTCgtgaaataacacaaaaaatatttccagtTGATGTATGTGATGGATGTTGTGCTTGtagacaacaaataaaatataaaaaaagttatcgTGAATctaaaattccaaatattgttATTGACAATATAACAACTGGCGAAACTGGAAAAAGATATATTGTTAGTTCATTAGTATTAAATTCACCACCAGAAAGTTTATCTGGTTCATCACTAAACGAGCCATTTGTTGTTCCCTCTGAGGATAAACTAgtcaataaatcaataattaattctgTAATCATGCAAAATGATAAGATCAAGTATCAAATGTCAGGAATTACCAAACAAATGCAACATATACCCAGAAGATTAATTCCAAAAGTAccaatagttaaaaatattccTCCATGTGAATGCAGAAATGAAGATAGATCATTagaattttatgaaaatcaaaaattaacttgtgttgatgaagatgatggtGTTTGTATAGGTAAAAACTccacaaaaacaacaacaacttgtCGTGAATGtactgataaatttaaaaataatgagatatttataaaattcgaaaaaatatgcagacaaaatgataaaaaatatgaagaagAAATGGAAAGAATTAAGTTAGCACGACAGCCAAAACTACCACCAGAAGAAATCTCAATAGTAAATAAGCTTGATGAAGAAATTGTTAAATGTAAAAAGTGTATTGGTTGTGATGAAGACAAGTGTAAGCCAAATCCATTTGACAATTtgttgaatcaaaaaaaattagaaaatcaaGTAACTTtgattaatggaaaaaaatatcgtgataatataaaaatatctgttGGTGGATCATTaagaaatgatgatgataaaatgaattgttttattttatcaggAATATCATTACAAACACCCACTGAAGTTACACCAGAACCAAGTGAGCCTGATGttgaatcaattaaatcaatgagCAAGCATCATCATTGGTCTGTAACAGAATTTATtccaaaatatcaaaaagaatTTGAAGATGATTATGTACcagatgaaattataaatgatgatacaattaaaacaattaataatgaaaaatcaaaatcagACATTgcttcattaaataataaagaaatccatgaatattcaaaaaaaattaaaattaaaaaaaaacatgaaacaaaaaaacatgatgatattatacataataaagaaaaaaaaaagaataatcataaacataaaaaaaaaatagataaagatttaaaaaaaatgtctattaataaagaagaaaaaaaatcaagtttaaattcattaataaatgatgaaataataattaaaaaaaatgattttaaagaaaaagaaaatgttttaaatgaaaatattaatgaagaaataaaaaagaatgaagttaaagaaaaagtaaattttttagataatgataataatgaagaaataacAAAGAACGAATTTagtgaaaatgaaatttttttaaatgataatataaacaaaaaaattaaagaaaaagtaaattttttggatgataatattaatgaagaaataaaaaagaataaatttagtgaaaaagaaataattttaaatgataatatgaatgaagaaattaaaaaaaatagtacaatggaaagtttaaaaataaattcaattaataaaatagatggtagtaatttatttaaagaaaataataatgatgatgttggtgatggaaatttatcaacaatgatGAAG ATTGCATTAGATGAAATGGCAGAAGAAGGATGTCTATTTGCCAAACTACCAGCATGTCACGAAATTCCACCACTCAAAATTTGGATAATGTATAGAAAGGGTTTCAAAACatctgacaaaaaaaata atgAATATTTGGAAAACATGGAAAAGTTATTTGATTCTTCTGATAAagattcatcaaataaattagaagCACCGCAACTTCACTTatcagatgataaaaaaaagcaacttAATCACAAAACACTGagtaaattaactaaaaag attgaaatgcaaaaaattaaattcttcagTGATACAAGAAAGCATAGAGTTGATGAGTCAAGAAAAATGTGGAATTTATTGGAACAAGGACAAGTACCATGTGCtactgataaatttaaaaaaattttttttacctatcaACCAAGCAAAGAGTCTGAAGGATTTATTCTTAAACCATATGGTCTTGAGTCTGAATAA
- the LOC122852214 gene encoding rabankyrin-5, which translates to MDDTNESQKWQQHLSLLKTQYVNLYTSNTELQQKYAIATSSNNSSSFIERLLNTISSLYEDKRYSDITIKLINENIPAHKFILNARSDYWLDKKFDNLIEYDWTHLSNDVGKILLKWIYTSIVERDNLTLELMKAAALFQLNELVLQCEIYLIGTVSLRDCVALYTAADQLNADKLREHCSSLISTHWDDLTGDDFKDMPGALLYELLKTKSDYPLHSAVRLEREDVVFLYLVEHNAELSKAVNEVDKKGRRALEVALKSRQPSLAKTLVEHQADLSAKNSCGLTLLQSSIFKGDSYTAEFLIEQFENGGMSACLSDTLNINNEINHDDSLKCFEGGTVLHLIAKHNNPDMINIARKLLQTGINENIQDNRGWTALHWSIFENHEALFNLLLNSKNIQLNIMTNDGHTPLSFALRSAEFDQLIADKLLSKGANPNPVYSTTHDTLLHILAKELLEEPAIYLTKHIKNNNNLSKEYNNEGFTVLHEACRAGLADLVDVIIDNDESNCIITVSKKSGQTPLHLAVINNHYSVVKSLLKLRQNITTDIIKKQLNIKDKYGESPLSLSINMSFKKGRNIIAELINANADINEKNEKGLTLLHQAILKEDTEIAIYLLDNNADMNEKTLDDETPLQLSVHCRLNEVVEALCRRGVDTSIGCPLWDALESNQEDIASILVTHGADTDCWSTGPDNCLQTLLHRAIDDNKEEIAQFLIRSGCDLNSPRKPNINSNNNNIDKIDNSDEGYDNCTPLHLCCQWGLEQVVQTLVEHGANVNSRDADGKTPIHIAIQNQHSQIITLLLCHPNLDLSLRDKKGLSPFATALTVRNNKAAQSILDKLPSAAEQFDNKGRNFLHMAIQKCDMESILFLLSIQVDVNSRVQDVTQTPPLHLAVVSGNEMLVRSLILAGGRVNDTDAHRNTALHAAAKSGHASVVSALLQNNVNFDAINADGDNALHIAVREGHVSVVRTLLTECTLDAETVNLKGRNPLHELARCGRDNAATICELFLECMAKYPINNPDADGNTPLLIAYMKGNGNLCRTLVKNGACLGYMNKDGITIFNYQVATKQLLYRLLDSLTQESPWADKDICLECGTKFSLTMRKHHCRHCGRILCSKCSGQDVPILKFGLNKPVRVCTVCFDVLQVGSE; encoded by the exons atgg atgATACAAATGAATCACAAAAATGGCAACAACACTTGTCACTATTAAAAACTCagtatgttaatttatatacatcaaatacagagttacaacaaaaatatgcaatagcaacatcatcaaataattcatcaagttTTATTGAACGTTTGTTAAATACAATATCATCATTGTACGAGGACAAACGTTATAgtgatataacaataaaattaataaatgaaaatataccagctcataaatttattttaaatgcaaGAAGTGATTATTggttagataaaaaatttgataatttaattgaatatgatTGGACtcatttatcaaatgatgttggtaaaatattattaaaatggaTTTATACAAGTATTGTTGAACGTGATAATTTAACACTTGAATTAATGAAAGCTGCTgctttatttcaattaaatgaaCTTGTATTACAatgtgaaatttatttaattggtaCAGTATCATTGAGAGATTGTGTTGCTCTTTATACTGCTGCTGATCAACTTAATGCTGATAAACTTAGAGAACATTGTAGTTCATTAATATCAACACACTgg GATGATTTAACTGGTGATGATTTTAAAGATATGCCTGGTGCattattatatgaattattaaaaacaaaaagtgaTTATCCACTTCATTCAGCAGTACGTCTTGAACGTGAagatgttgtatttttatatttggtaGAACATAATGCAGAG ctatCAAAAGCAGTCAatgaagttgataaaaaagGTAGACGAGCTCTTGAAGTTGCACTTAAATCAAGACAACCATCATTGGCTAAAACTCTTGTTGAACATCAAGCTGATTTAAGTGCTAAAAATTCATGTGGTTTGACACTTTTACAATCATCAATATTCAAGGGTGATTCATATACtgctgaatttttaattgaacaatTTGAAAATGGTGGAATGTCAGCATGTTTATCTGAtacattgaatattaataatgaaataaatcatGATGATTCTTTAAAATGTTTTGAAGGTGGTACTGTATTGCATCTTATTGCAAAACATAATAATCCAGATATGATTAATATTGctagaaaattattacaaactggaattaatgaaaatattcaagataacAGAGGAtg gaCTGCATTACATTGGAGTATATTTGAAAATCATGAAGCTCTTTTTAATCttcttttaaattcaaaaaatatacaattaaatatcatgACAAATGATGGTCATACACCACTATCATTTGCTTTACGTTCAGCTGAATTTGATCAATTAATagctgataaattattatcaaaaggtGCTAATCCAAATCCTGTATATTCAACAACACATGACACTCTTCTTCATATTTTAGCTAAAGAATTACTTGAAGAGCCAGCAATTTACTTGACaaaacatattaaaaataataataatttatcaaaagaatataataatgaagGTTTTACAGTTTTACATGAAGCATGTCGAGCTGGTCTTGCTGATTTAGttgatgttattattgataatgatgaatcaaattgtataataacagtatcaaaaaaaagtgGTCAAACACCTTTACATTTAGctgttattaataatcattattcagttgttaaaagtttattaaaattacgtcAAAATATAACTAcagatataattaaaaaacaattaaatattaaagataaatatggTGAAAGTCCATTaagtttatcaataaatatgtcatttaaaaaaggaCGTAATATTATTGCAGAATTAATAAATGCAAATGctgatattaatgaaaaaaatgaaaaaggttTAACACTATTACATCAAGCAATATTAAAAGAAGATACAGAAATAGcaatatatttacttgataataatgctgatatgaatgaaaaaacattAGATGATGAAACACCATTACAATTAAGTGTACATTGTCGTTTAAATGAAGTTGTTGAAGCATTATGTAGACGTGGTGTTGATACATCAATTGGTTGTCCATTATGGGATGCATTAGAATCAAATCAAGAAGATATTGCATCAATACTTGTAACACATGGAGCTGATACTGATTGTTGGTCAACTGGTCCTGATAATTGTTTACAAACTTTGCTACATCGtgcaattgatgataataaagaagaaattgcacaatttttaataagaaGTGGTTGTGATTTAAATTCACCAAGAAAACCAAATAtcaatagcaataataataatattgataaaattgataatagtgATGAAGGATATGATAATTGTACACCATTACATTTATGTTGTCAATGGGGTCTTGAACAAGTTGTACAAACACTTGTTGAACATGGTGCAAATGTTAATTCACGTGATGCAGATGGTAAAACACCAATTCATATTGCAATACAAAATCAACATtcacaaataataacattattattatgtcatCCAAATTTAGATTTATCATTAAGAGATAAAAAAGGTTTAAGTCCATTTGCAACAGCATTAACTGttagaaataataaagcaGCACAATCAATATTAGATAAATTACCAAGTGCTGCTgaacaatttgataataaaggtagaaattttttacatatggCTATACAAAAATGTGATATGgaaagtatattatttttattatcaatacaagTTGATGTTAATTCACGTGTACAAGATGTAACACAAACACCACCATTACATCTTGCTGTTGTATCTGGTAATGAAATGTTAGTTAGAAGTTTAATACTTGCTGGTGGTAGAGTTAATGATACAGATGCACATAGAAATACAGCATTACATGCTGCTGCTAAATCTGGTCATGCCAGTGTTGTATCagcattattacaaaataatgttaattttgatgCAATTAATGCTGATGGTGATAATGCATTACATATTGCTGTACGTGAAGGACATGTTAGTGTTGTACGTACATTATTAACTGAATGTACACTTGATGCTGAAACAGTTAATTTAAAAGGAAGAAATCCATTACATGAACTTGCTAGATGTGGACGTGATAATGCAGCAACAAtatgtgaattatttttagaatgtaTGGCTAAATATCCAATAAATAATCCTGATGCTGATGGTAATACACCATTATTAATTGCATATATGAAAGGTAATGGTAATTTATGCAGAACTCTTGTTAAAAATGGTGCTTGTCTTGGCTATATGAATAAAGATGgtattacaatatttaattatcaagttgCAACTAAACAATTATTGTATCGTTTATTGGATTCATTGACACAAGAATCACCATGGGCTGATAAAGATATTTGTCTTGAATGTGGaactaaattttctttaacaatGAGAAAACATCattg TCGTCATTGTGGAAGAATATTATGCAGCAAATGTTCAGGACAAGATGtaccaatattaaaatttggtCTCAATAAACCAGTACGTGTTTGTACAGTTTGTTTTGATGTTCTTCAAGTTGGCtctgaataa
- the LOC122852215 gene encoding uncharacterized protein LOC122852215, whose amino-acid sequence MNNCWLKQLIYLWTIIIIALISECRSEGITCFKCTVAPVYIENKKTSQICNHFDGSEKFQVDCPQSTLCMKRTIHHRLRNGTIINTSVERGCTPQLDRFQAYDFDKRKWNVKERIVQTAYKEGCITGEDRGSPGGPPEYCFCSGDLCNSSISLNKNMLSFITIGLIIQLIS is encoded by the exons ATGAATAACTGTTGGCTAAaacagttaatttatttatggacaataataataattgctt TGATATCAGAATGTAGAAGCGAGGGAATAACATGTTTTAAATGTACTGTTGCTCCAGTAtatattgagaataaaaaaactagTCAAATATGTAATCACTTTGATGGAagtgaaaaatttcaagttgatTGTCCACAGTCAACATTGTGTATGAAGAGAACAATTCATCATCGATTACGAAACGGAA caataattaatacaaGTGTAGAGCGAGGTTGTACTCCCCAACTTGATCGTTTTCAAGCTTACgattttgataaaagaaaatggAATGTTAAAGAGAGAATTGTACAAACAGCCTACAAAGAAGGTTGTATTACTGGTGAAGATCGTGGATCACCAGGTGGACCACCagaatattgtttttgttctGGTGATTTATGCAATTCAAgcatttcattaaataaaaatatgctatCTTTCATAACAATTggtttgataattcaattaatatcttga
- the LOC122852216 gene encoding cytochrome b-c1 complex subunit 6, mitochondrial-like, whose translation MAFIQKFMASLVPTVKADEEEAELVDPQKVIREECSLQPKCAKLQDKLTTCNDRVNSRKQTAETCLEEILDYVHCVDHCAAKTLFSKLK comes from the exons atggcgtttatacaaaaattcatGGCAAGTCTTGTGCCTACTGTCAAAGCTGATGAGGAAGAAGCCGAATTAGTTGATCCACAAAAAGTCATTCGT gAAGAATGTTCATTGCAGCCAAAATGTGCAAAACTCCAGGATAAATTGACAACTTGCAATGATCGTGTCAACTCCAGGAAGCAAACAGCTGAAACCTGTCTTGAAGAAATTCTTGACTATGTACATTGTGTTGATCATTGTGCTGCTAAAACTCTCTTCTCTAAACTCAAGTAG